In Zingiber officinale cultivar Zhangliang chromosome 1A, Zo_v1.1, whole genome shotgun sequence, the DNA window ATGCTGGACTCAAAGTTCTTATGTCAATTCCTTAGCTAATTTGTTAGAAGTGTTTGTTAATCGCTCATCTAAACCTTAGAGCTATTAGGAAAGGGACAAATTTATATTCATCTTACGGAGTCTCCTACCTTCATGATCTCATCAAcagattcattttttttttggtatttcaGGCAGAGATCGGCAGGCATGTCGTTGGTGATCGGGAGTGGGAAGTTTACAGAGTTCGCCTCGGGGATGATCATGAGCTTTGCGCATCGCGGGACAAAATTGTGAAGGGAGTCACTAAAATGTTGATGGGTTGGCACTAACCCGACAATGAATCAATTGATATGTacatacacacacacatacaACTCGATCACCGTAGGATGCTCGCTCCAGGTCCCTATCAGCCGAAGACCTAATTCTACGATGGTGGCTTTGGCCAGTAGGAGTATGTATGCAAGATCTAAAATGATTCTCTTAAAGATTCAACAATCAAACTAGTTTCGACTTGTTCACATGTATGCTTCATGTTTCCTTACCTGTGTCGGATGTTGATGCCCTTATTTTCCgaatttttcttttctccactTGTGAGAAATGTCCAAGATGCTGAGTCTGTTTTCGATACCGGAACAGGGATAATCGCTCAGAGTAACTTAATTGATACTGCAACTTCACCTTTTGCTTCAACTTAGTGCACATTGGTGCTTGTCCAAGGTTATAAGCAACACTTAGACATAGTGATTCAGATGCCTTTAACAGAAATCAGATTGGGGTGCTATTTGATCAGCCATTTTAATACTCTGGCACAGACTTGGGAGTCCTTCCAAAATACAAACAATAGCTGGATGCGGCAGTTTCATGCTGCTCTGTCCCCTGTTGAGTTCACCTTATTTTCTTTCCATGCTGCTCTGTCCCCTGTTCAGTGGGATCTTATTGTAAACTAAAGTTTAAAGATATAAGAAAGTGGGTTTAGCAACTAACCTTTGTCATTTTCCATCCATATGCAAACATtagaaatttggttttgatttatcaCTTTCAATAAGCACATGATTACGCATGCAATTAGGATATGATTTTTGTTAGGTGGGATAGGCTCATTTTACGATGCCAACTTCGTTGGCATTTTTCCCGCATCGAGTTATGTTTTCTATTAATATATTGTTGGCGTTTAGActaaaacataattaatttcattGTGTAATTTTTTCTATTTGAAGAATAGAAGTGATTAATATTTTATCTGTGTGTTTTTTTTGGcatttgaattaataaaatttagaGGTACATTTTTATTAATAAACAGGTTAATTCGCGGCTGTGCGAGCGCCGGTGGTCATACGTCACGCCACGTATGGCCCATCTCGTATCGTCTCCAATGCGCAGTCCAAGCGACATTTGTTGGTTATGCACACGTGTCGAGATGATGTTGGAGCGGTTCCTGTTTCCTatcttaaaattattaaaaaaattgcgTTAAAATTGTTCCTTCGTCGTTGGTTGTTTGCGTTGCGGAGTTTGAAAGTATCGCTCATTTTCCCCCTTTTCTCGCCGGTGGAGCTCCGCCGCCGTCTCGCCGAAACGGCACTGGTCGGAGACATCCTGGTCGGGTTGGAGGGGCGtcgatgatgatgaggagggtggCGGCGTCGCTGGTGCCGCCGTGGTTGGAGACCCTGCTCTCCACCCCCTTCTTCGCTACTTGCCCTGTCCACCCTGACGCCCCCCGCAGCGAACGCAACATGTTCTGCCTCGACTGCGGCGACTCCGCTTCCTCCTTCTGTTTATACTGCCGCACCGATCTTCACTCCGGCCACAGCGTCATCCAGGTCGGCGGATTCCCTCCCCTGCCTTtggttttattttcccttttccttttgtGCAATGTCGGTGCCGAATTGCCGATGGTGCGTTTGCTGTTGACGGCGGCAGATACGGCGGTCGTCGTACCACGACGTGGTGCGGGTGGCGGAGATCCGAAACGTATTGGACATCCGCGGCGTCCAGACCTACGTCATCAACAGTGCGCAAGTGCTCTTCCTCAACGAGCGTCCGCAGCCGCGCGGCGGCGGGCGGGGCGGTGTCGGCGgcgcctcctcttcctcctccacccCCTACATATGCGAGATCTGCGCCCGCGCCCTCCTCGACCCCTTCCGCTTCTGCTCCCTCGGCTGCAAGGTCAGTACTACTGCCCGCACTATTCCCCTCTTCGATCTCATTGCATCGCGATTGATTCGCGCTTGCGATCCGAGCGATTCAAGATTAATCGATGGCCCGGCCATCGGTAAATAATAAAATGTAGTTGGCGGGGATAAAGAGAAACGGCGACGCGACCTTCGTGCTCACCCCCGACGACGACGAGGAGGCCGAAGGCCGCCGCGAGGAGTCATCGTCAAATGCGGAAGCGGCTGAAGAGAGTAAACCCAGGCGGAGAGGGAGATGGGGCAGCGGATTGCGAGAGGAAACAGGGCACGAAGACCGTAGCCCTGCTTCCCTTCCGCCGCCGCCGGCATTTTCGAGGAGGCGGAAGGGCATCCCCCGGCGCGCCCCCTTCGCCTCCTAACTAACCTACTTCCCCTGTAAATTTTACAGACAAATTACTATTATTATAAACAATTAAATGGGAAAATAATGTATAtcaacaattgaatctatttttataattaatattataaaaaataaattataaatctgaatttataaaaaataacataATGAGAATTATTTTGGCGTTTATGATTGTCATTATAAACTGCTTTGAAATCTGAACTTTGCAAAATTCAATTTTCCATGATAAGTTTTTTTATAAGATTTTAAATCTGAATTTCATTATGTTTATGAAATACTTCTCTTATAAATTTATAGAATCTAAATccataaaaaattatgaaaaataatatttatgattattataaattattataaaatccatactttacttttaaaaatctcaaatttaatattttattacttattaTTTGAATTATATGAGTAGTTGAGTTGGTGATTTAGTAAACAAAAAATGTAATTAGAtcattatttgaattatattaaCAAGTTCCTTTCTATAAATTATATATCCTATTTTAGTTCTTATATACAGTTATTTGGGGTGTGGGAAAAGATTACACTAGAGAATTGTAATTAGAAATTGCACTATAACTTGTTTCCTcttttatcatatcatatcacTCTTACTCATGCATCATCTATCTTTCGTTGATAATCAAATAACATCTTTATCTTAAATTATCTGACATGGTTGTTATGTCGTTGTTATATATGTAATAATGTTGGTTGTTGGGACATAGATTTATATAATAAGTAGTTGAAGTTTTCGTCTGACCAATATGATCATGTCATCCCTCCCTCTATATCCATTTGATTGTCTTAGTTTGCTTGCTCTATTACCCATTGCTCACTTAAATCGATCCTCTTCCACTTGACCAACCTAACTCGTTAGAATAACTCGGTTCTTCCTACTTTTCAGGCGAATCCAACTCTTATTATCGGCCTAACTATTATTATCCATCTTCTTCATTTGAACATGCCAACGCTTGCTAATGCTATGCTCCATCTATCCAAATTGTCGATTGTGTGGGACATCTTTACTTATTTACTCTGGTACTCAACCATTTAGTTGACACAAATAATTAGATGTCAAGTTTGCTTTCCTCATTAGTACTCATCTCACCTTCTCCCTAACTTCGAGCATCCAATTAGTTGACTATCTCATGCACTCATTAGTATGTTGTTAGGTTTTTTGACAAGTATAAATTGACAAATTTCATATttcataaaataatataaaatcatctattataatattataatttaaattgatatatactcataaaattttgataaaatataaaTCTTCAACaatgttttttttccctttttattccaTAGTAACATAAAGGTAGAATTCGTCATCTCATCGGTCTCACACGGTCAACCCCATAAAATATATGTAAGGAGGTAAATTGAGAAATTATAGTACACTAGTGTGAGAGGACTTTTTTTTAAACCTTTGTCTAATAATTCTGTTCCACGTTAATCAACTCAACTTTGcccttcttttatttttctttttattcgaAACATTATGTAACAAGTTctaattttctttcccttttggTATATTTTTATAGAAGTCATATTAAAATCTCATTTTTAAGTAATTCATAACAAAAAGTTTGGCTACTTAAAACGGATTAAACATTTtttacaataataaataaaatgccTTAAAATGGAAAtactaaatattattattattattattatatatatatatatatatatatatatatatatatatatatatatatatatatatatatagtttatttttcaattagtttcttataaaatttaatgGTTAGAGTAtcttttaatattttcttttaaatccaGTTTACCCAACTAATTCTTATAGTGATTAGTTAAATCCTATGAAAAATGTTCACTCatcatcattaaaaaaaaaaattcatcattAGCAACGTAAATATAATTTCATCTCTAATTAGTGACAGAATTTAATTTCTATCAAAAATTAGTGAAGGAAATATATCTTCATCTTAATTAACGACGCAATTATAATTTCATCACCAAAAAAATAATCGTCACCAAAACAACTGAAAAACCATAGAGACTAGTGCCAAAAGAGTACTTAGCGACATAGCTATACTTTTGTTTGACGGGGCTGAagagaataataaattaaaaagtgaacATTTTATAGTTTTATTACGGTAAATAATGATAAAGTTTAGTTTGCAAATAACATATATACTAAATACGCGACAAACAACAGCTACTACGCGATTAGGCCTTAGTTTGCATGAGGGGCCGACGTAGCATGTGACAACCATCATGCTGTGCG includes these proteins:
- the LOC122001547 gene encoding protein RGF1 INDUCIBLE TRANSCRIPTION FACTOR 1-like, whose translation is MMMRRVAASLVPPWLETLLSTPFFATCPVHPDAPRSERNMFCLDCGDSASSFCLYCRTDLHSGHSVIQIRRSSYHDVVRVAEIRNVLDIRGVQTYVINSAQVLFLNERPQPRGGGRGGVGGASSSSSTPYICEICARALLDPFRFCSLGCKLAGIKRNGDATFVLTPDDDEEAEGRREESSSNAEAAEESKPRRRGRWGSGLREETGHEDRSPASLPPPPAFSRRRKGIPRRAPFAS